One window from the genome of Verrucomicrobiia bacterium encodes:
- a CDS encoding LamG-like jellyroll fold domain-containing protein, producing the protein MRKSPIFGAAFACLALLAAQSGQAQPYQNAVQALNPAGYWPLNETVQPPAPLNIIATNMGSLGPAGNGYYGAWYQPSGSSFYITNNISQANGITFANDGDVGLNCLQQPGQYVIVPRNTNGVPNPAVTLVPPFTIEVWAQFQANNGANRTLVSQGQVPVIVGGSDPSNPYYGGKTTGWAGFALGQYQDYVYFSCFATNATGNKSSELDTSGYNAHAGFALGEWVHVVATFDGSTEQVWTNGVLAGTKNLSANGAGLKYVPDPTTPLMIGNGNDVSVSSGMSPFSGVLDEVAIYPEVLPQSSIQAHIETAYGTNATYGNVYTNAVLADSPILYYRLNDKISPANSGYPSTTFPAASNLGTLGASAGGVYQPGTTPGVDGPPYAGFGTSTKAVALNGFYGAVDIGGGNLPAELNPTSTAPLTVVSWFRANPADSPARFQEILGHSDSSFRFGLGQGASDIHFNPGPGPELQFANLPDVATNGFAFNDGKWHMAAGVSDGTNEYLYLDGLLAKTAATANGIDIVGSTNDLLLGGDPQYTVASASSANTIRNFDGQVAQVAFFTNALSAAQIGQIYSAAGVPPYITQQPVSFTNNAGSPGSLSVTTRGTSATYQWYQNGSAISGATSSGLAFSPLVPANAGSYYVIANSTYGSVTSTVAQVSVFSTPIVLEQSPTTMQIFAGASPTLHVNAAGPSLSYAWTFNSSPISGATASTYTVANAQTSGTYGCTVQNSYGSTPIAGISMTVLADPLARYPRTVLNDHPMDYFRLDETSGTTAYDYAGGLNGAYTNVLLGQAGYSTNEPSQLAATFGSLNPVDSFVGQVPSYLNFSTPTNQSAEFSIEGWVNGGYGQSLDAGIITLGYGNGGEQFNLDTGGKDPAHDYRFFVRDAGGNVYAATANSAPNDNQWHHVVGVCDEPNGSVRLYVDGVLSASTSIKTNVGLLASSTPLSIGSRQSGAGTPHDSQFTGSIDDVAVYSYALSSSQVQAHYYGSGVAPLITVQPTNSVVNEDTTAQLFLGV; encoded by the coding sequence ATGCGTAAAAGTCCCATCTTCGGTGCAGCGTTTGCATGCCTCGCGCTGCTGGCCGCCCAGAGCGGCCAGGCTCAACCTTATCAGAACGCCGTTCAGGCGCTCAATCCTGCGGGCTATTGGCCCCTCAACGAAACCGTCCAGCCCCCAGCCCCCCTCAACATTATAGCGACCAACATGGGCTCGCTGGGCCCCGCCGGTAATGGTTACTACGGCGCTTGGTATCAGCCCTCGGGCAGCTCCTTTTACATCACCAACAACATTTCTCAAGCAAACGGCATCACCTTCGCCAATGACGGCGACGTGGGATTAAACTGCCTCCAGCAGCCCGGCCAGTACGTCATCGTGCCCCGCAACACAAACGGCGTCCCGAATCCGGCCGTGACCCTTGTCCCCCCCTTTACGATTGAGGTGTGGGCCCAGTTTCAAGCCAATAACGGCGCCAATCGCACCCTGGTTAGCCAGGGCCAGGTACCCGTTATTGTGGGCGGTTCGGACCCCAGCAATCCCTACTACGGCGGCAAGACCACGGGCTGGGCAGGCTTCGCCCTGGGTCAGTATCAGGATTATGTGTATTTTAGTTGCTTCGCGACCAACGCAACTGGAAATAAGTCCTCCGAGTTGGACACCAGCGGCTATAATGCGCATGCGGGCTTTGCACTTGGCGAATGGGTTCATGTCGTTGCCACCTTTGACGGCAGCACCGAGCAAGTCTGGACCAACGGTGTCCTGGCCGGCACGAAGAACCTTTCTGCCAACGGAGCGGGTTTGAAGTATGTCCCTGACCCGACGACCCCGTTGATGATCGGCAACGGCAATGATGTCTCGGTTTCCTCCGGCATGAGTCCCTTCTCCGGCGTGCTGGACGAAGTTGCTATCTATCCTGAAGTTCTGCCACAGTCGAGCATTCAGGCCCACATCGAAACCGCCTATGGAACAAACGCTACCTACGGCAACGTTTATACCAACGCCGTGCTGGCTGATTCCCCGATTCTCTATTATCGACTGAATGATAAGATCAGTCCGGCCAACTCGGGCTACCCCAGCACGACCTTCCCGGCCGCCAGTAATCTCGGCACCCTGGGGGCCAGCGCCGGCGGGGTTTATCAGCCGGGCACTACGCCGGGCGTGGACGGCCCGCCTTACGCCGGGTTCGGGACCTCGACGAAGGCCGTCGCCTTGAACGGTTTTTACGGCGCAGTCGATATTGGCGGGGGGAATCTCCCGGCTGAATTAAACCCCACCAGCACAGCACCCCTGACAGTCGTAAGTTGGTTCCGCGCTAACCCAGCCGATTCTCCCGCTCGTTTCCAGGAAATCCTCGGCCACAGCGACAGTTCTTTCCGTTTTGGTTTGGGCCAGGGGGCTTCTGACATCCATTTCAACCCAGGTCCAGGACCCGAGTTGCAGTTCGCCAACCTTCCGGACGTTGCCACAAACGGTTTTGCCTTCAATGACGGCAAATGGCATATGGCCGCCGGCGTCTCGGATGGGACAAATGAATACCTTTACCTCGACGGCCTGCTCGCCAAGACCGCGGCAACGGCAAATGGCATCGATATTGTCGGTTCCACAAACGACCTGCTCTTGGGCGGCGATCCCCAATACACGGTCGCCAGCGCTTCCTCAGCAAATACCATCCGGAATTTTGACGGACAGGTCGCCCAGGTCGCCTTCTTTACCAATGCCCTGAGCGCAGCGCAGATTGGCCAGATTTATTCCGCTGCGGGCGTTCCTCCTTACATCACCCAGCAACCGGTGTCATTTACCAACAATGCCGGCTCGCCGGGCAGCCTGAGCGTCACCACCCGCGGCACGAGCGCCACTTACCAATGGTACCAAAACGGCTCCGCCATTTCCGGCGCCACAAGCTCGGGTTTGGCCTTTTCACCGCTCGTCCCGGCCAATGCCGGCAGCTACTACGTTATTGCCAACAGCACCTACGGCTCCGTGACGAGCACGGTCGCCCAGGTGTCGGTCTTCAGCACGCCGATCGTTCTCGAACAAAGCCCCACAACAATGCAGATTTTTGCCGGCGCCAGCCCCACGCTCCATGTCAATGCCGCGGGTCCTTCTCTCTCGTATGCTTGGACCTTCAACAGTTCCCCCATTAGTGGGGCGACCGCTTCGACCTACACCGTTGCCAATGCCCAAACCAGCGGCACCTATGGATGCACCGTGCAGAATTCGTATGGATCAACTCCCATCGCTGGTATCTCGATGACGGTACTTGCAGACCCCCTGGCCCGGTACCCAAGAACGGTTCTAAACGATCATCCGATGGATTATTTCCGCCTCGACGAAACGAGCGGCACGACCGCTTACGACTATGCCGGCGGCCTCAACGGCGCCTACACCAATGTGCTCCTCGGCCAGGCCGGTTATAGCACCAATGAACCCAGCCAATTGGCCGCTACCTTCGGCAGCTTGAACCCCGTGGATAGTTTCGTCGGCCAAGTCCCCTCGTATCTGAACTTTTCCACCCCAACCAACCAAAGCGCCGAATTCTCGATTGAAGGCTGGGTTAATGGAGGCTATGGCCAAAGCCTGGATGCGGGCATCATCACCCTGGGCTACGGCAACGGCGGCGAGCAGTTCAATCTTGATACCGGCGGCAAAGACCCGGCGCACGACTATCGCTTCTTCGTCCGGGACGCCGGCGGCAACGTCTATGCGGCGACGGCAAATAGCGCGCCCAATGACAATCAATGGCACCATGTCGTTGGCGTTTGCGACGAGCCTAATGGCTCGGTGCGACTCTACGTGGACGGGGTGCTGAGCGCCAGCACCAGCATCAAGACCAACGTCGGCTTGCTCGCCTCCAGCACCCCGCTGAGCATCGGGTCGCGCCAATCCGGGGCAGGCACGCCTCACGACAGCCAGTTCACTGGCAGCATCGACGATGTGGCAGTGTATAGTTACGCCCTGAGTTCCAGCCAGGTCCAGGCCCATTACTACGGCTCGGGCGTCGCTCCGCTCATCACTGTGCAACCCACCAATTCCGTCGTAAACGAAGACACCACTGCCCAGCTTTTCCTCGGTGTCTGA
- a CDS encoding two-component regulator propeller domain-containing protein produces MSRQVFLLLLLLGLASRAAADPRTAQPVVGRNADGYLEVFSVGPDGQLRHRWQRASNGDWSFWLSLGGPFLPGLAVATNRNGQLEVFAVERIRHTLRQITQTMPNSRDWTTWKDLGGPVGAPIAATHDLDGRLEVFAPDVQGSGVKHLWQTQEGSWSAWANLGGHIEPGLVATPNLDGRLELFGVERGTHELVHCWQRQTNSDSDWAPWASLGGSVLPGIAAGRNARGILEIFAVNRNSRAVQRITQRAPNASARWSDWVDFGGNFKDGLAVGQSADLRLDVMGVDTGDNMLMHRWETLVDGSDQWSAWSGLGQRAQPYCGVGQNEDGNLEVFAVDVNDPTVLNHRRQISKASEWLDWSSLDHQTFQYGSRLWQTDEGLPHNNVQAIAQTRDGYLWIGTQAGLARFDGVEFTPLNLGPLGPKSPSITALCADSQNALWIGAEGFGLLRYDAGVFSRFTTTNGLAGDDLRVIYRARDGALWIGTTTGMSCYRDGRFINYTTRQGLLSNIVRAINEDRDGNLWIATGAGLNRLRGGRMDSFPMPNGLPNDSARAICQDRGGRIWIGSNNGMLWYNGYWKSFYAYNTRYGLSDTFVSAICEDHEGNLWVGTYSGLNRFHEGRFFPQLNNEGAPFDKVNALFEDSQGNLWVGSHEGLVRLTPQRFVTYTQRQGLTHNNVMSVLEDRAGAVWLGTWGGGLDRLKDEKVTSYTATNVFSQELILSLCESRDGSLWVGEDFDGGLARLQNGVFRHYDMKEGLLPASVRVIYEDRSGRLWVGTSQGLCWLKDGGFITETNLAGKVVRAICQDTNGALWVGTESGLFERQQDHWIGFTKRDGLSNNEVTALLDDSGGSLWIGTADGGLNRYKSGAFKAYTTSQGLFSDEIFEILDDGHGWLWMSCSKGIFRVRKADLSALDSGALETISSVAYGKADGLESTQCSGIAKPGAWAAHDGRLWFATSKGVASVDPASIKINLVPPPVFIEQVLADRKVVQQKAKAPRRLSYPPNPTKTLSSPAVQPDPVVVPPGRGELEFRYTALDFQSPESTRFKYKLDGVDTDWIEAGARRMAHYNNVYPGDYIFRVIACNKDGIWNDAGAALAVVVRPHVWQTLWWRGMVVMVVIGGAGAAVRYITRRKMQRRMALLEQRNAIERERGRIAKDIHDDLGSSLTRIMMLGERAEEGLASQEDVGVHVAKIVTSARDTVQALDEIVWAVNPENDTLEGLIEYISHYADEFFEEAPISCRLEMPGALPECVLPAEVRHDLFLIVKEAFHNVLKHAAASQVWVQVSVNGSTLAVAIKDNGQGFSPGPSNNGRRGNGLHNMRRRMGGLGGTIEVRSAPGNGTEVRIALQLPKREGCERS; encoded by the coding sequence ATGAGTCGGCAGGTTTTCCTCCTTTTGTTGCTGCTGGGCCTCGCCAGCCGCGCTGCCGCGGACCCTCGCACCGCCCAGCCGGTCGTCGGGAGAAATGCAGACGGGTATCTCGAGGTCTTTAGTGTCGGGCCGGATGGTCAATTGCGCCATCGCTGGCAACGGGCTTCCAACGGCGACTGGTCTTTCTGGTTGAGTCTGGGCGGGCCGTTTTTGCCGGGCCTCGCCGTCGCCACCAACCGCAATGGCCAATTAGAGGTTTTTGCCGTTGAGCGAATTCGTCACACCCTTAGGCAAATCACCCAAACCATGCCTAACAGCCGCGACTGGACCACCTGGAAGGATCTTGGCGGGCCTGTCGGCGCGCCGATTGCCGCCACCCATGACCTGGACGGGAGGTTGGAGGTTTTCGCGCCGGATGTTCAAGGGAGCGGCGTCAAACATTTGTGGCAAACCCAGGAGGGAAGTTGGTCCGCCTGGGCCAACCTCGGAGGACACATCGAGCCGGGCCTGGTAGCAACCCCAAACCTCGATGGCCGCCTTGAACTGTTCGGAGTTGAACGCGGCACCCATGAATTGGTTCATTGCTGGCAGCGCCAGACCAACAGCGACAGCGATTGGGCGCCATGGGCGAGCCTGGGCGGCTCCGTCTTACCGGGCATCGCCGCAGGCCGGAATGCGCGTGGGATTTTGGAAATCTTCGCCGTAAACCGCAACAGCCGGGCCGTGCAACGAATCACCCAGAGGGCGCCGAACGCCAGCGCGCGCTGGTCGGATTGGGTGGACTTTGGCGGCAACTTTAAAGATGGCCTGGCCGTGGGGCAAAGCGCCGACTTGCGCCTGGATGTCATGGGGGTCGATACCGGAGATAATATGCTCATGCATCGTTGGGAGACGCTTGTCGATGGCTCGGACCAATGGTCCGCCTGGTCCGGGTTGGGTCAGCGGGCCCAGCCCTATTGTGGGGTGGGCCAGAATGAAGATGGGAATCTCGAGGTGTTCGCGGTGGATGTGAATGACCCAACGGTGCTCAATCACCGCCGCCAAATCAGCAAAGCCAGCGAATGGCTGGATTGGTCAAGCTTGGACCACCAGACTTTCCAGTACGGCTCACGCCTCTGGCAAACTGACGAGGGCCTCCCCCATAATAACGTTCAGGCCATCGCCCAGACCCGCGATGGCTATCTTTGGATTGGCACCCAGGCGGGCTTGGCGCGCTTTGATGGTGTGGAGTTTACGCCGCTGAACCTTGGCCCGTTGGGACCAAAGAGCCCGTCAATTACCGCGTTGTGCGCCGATTCCCAAAACGCGCTTTGGATCGGGGCCGAGGGCTTTGGCTTGCTCAGGTATGATGCGGGCGTTTTCTCAAGGTTTACCACCACCAACGGACTGGCCGGAGACGATTTGCGCGTCATTTACCGAGCACGCGATGGGGCGCTCTGGATTGGCACAACCACAGGAATGAGTTGTTACAGGGATGGCCGATTTATCAACTATACCACCAGGCAGGGCCTCTTATCCAACATTGTCCGCGCTATCAACGAGGACCGCGACGGCAACCTGTGGATTGCCACCGGCGCAGGCCTCAATCGCTTGCGAGGCGGGCGAATGGACTCGTTCCCCATGCCCAACGGCCTGCCCAACGATTCGGCCCGCGCCATTTGCCAGGACCGCGGCGGGCGGATTTGGATCGGCTCCAACAACGGCATGCTCTGGTACAACGGATATTGGAAATCATTTTACGCTTACAATACGCGTTATGGACTGTCCGATACGTTCGTCAGTGCCATTTGCGAGGATCATGAGGGCAACCTCTGGGTCGGCACTTATAGCGGTTTGAACCGTTTCCATGAAGGCCGCTTTTTCCCACAGCTTAACAACGAAGGAGCGCCCTTTGATAAGGTCAATGCGTTGTTCGAGGACAGCCAGGGGAATCTCTGGGTCGGTTCGCACGAGGGATTGGTGCGCCTGACGCCCCAGCGATTTGTCACCTACACCCAGCGCCAGGGGTTGACGCATAACAATGTCATGTCGGTGCTCGAAGACCGCGCCGGGGCGGTGTGGCTGGGGACTTGGGGTGGTGGCCTGGACCGTTTAAAAGATGAAAAGGTCACATCTTATACCGCAACAAACGTCTTTTCGCAGGAATTGATTTTGTCTTTATGCGAAAGCCGGGACGGTAGTTTGTGGGTTGGAGAGGATTTTGACGGTGGCCTAGCGCGGCTTCAGAACGGGGTCTTCAGACATTATGACATGAAAGAAGGGTTGCTCCCAGCTTCTGTGCGGGTGATCTATGAGGACCGTTCGGGCAGACTTTGGGTCGGGACCAGCCAGGGGCTGTGCTGGTTGAAGGACGGCGGGTTCATCACTGAGACGAACCTGGCAGGCAAGGTTGTGCGGGCGATTTGCCAGGATACCAACGGCGCCCTCTGGGTCGGCACCGAGAGCGGCTTGTTTGAGCGCCAGCAGGACCACTGGATTGGGTTCACCAAACGCGACGGGCTCAGCAATAACGAAGTGACCGCGCTGCTCGATGATAGTGGCGGCTCCCTTTGGATTGGGACTGCCGACGGCGGACTGAACCGCTACAAATCTGGCGCGTTCAAGGCCTATACCACTAGCCAGGGACTCTTTAGTGACGAGATTTTTGAAATCCTGGACGATGGCCACGGCTGGCTTTGGATGAGCTGCTCAAAAGGTATTTTCCGGGTGCGCAAGGCGGATTTAAGCGCTCTGGATTCCGGCGCCTTGGAGACTATTTCCAGCGTTGCCTACGGCAAAGCCGACGGGTTGGAAAGCACCCAATGCAGCGGCATAGCCAAACCGGGCGCTTGGGCTGCTCACGATGGCCGGCTCTGGTTCGCTACCAGCAAAGGAGTTGCTTCAGTTGATCCAGCCAGCATCAAAATCAACCTCGTTCCGCCACCTGTCTTTATCGAGCAAGTTCTGGCGGATAGAAAGGTGGTCCAACAAAAGGCAAAAGCACCACGACGGCTATCTTACCCTCCAAACCCCACGAAAACCTTGTCAAGTCCGGCGGTCCAGCCTGACCCGGTAGTGGTTCCCCCGGGCCGCGGGGAGCTGGAATTTCGTTACACGGCTCTGGATTTCCAATCCCCTGAGAGCACACGGTTCAAGTACAAGCTCGATGGGGTTGATACGGACTGGATTGAAGCGGGCGCGCGGCGAATGGCCCATTACAACAATGTCTATCCGGGTGATTACATTTTCCGCGTGATTGCCTGCAACAAGGACGGGATTTGGAATGATGCCGGGGCGGCACTGGCCGTGGTGGTACGCCCGCATGTATGGCAGACCCTCTGGTGGCGTGGCATGGTGGTCATGGTGGTTATTGGCGGGGCCGGTGCCGCCGTCCGCTACATCACCCGAAGAAAGATGCAGCGGCGTATGGCGCTGCTGGAACAACGCAACGCAATTGAACGCGAGCGCGGGCGCATCGCCAAGGACATCCATGATGACCTGGGTTCGAGCCTCACCCGGATCATGATGCTAGGCGAACGCGCCGAGGAAGGACTGGCGAGCCAGGAGGATGTCGGGGTACATGTAGCCAAAATTGTTACCTCAGCGCGCGACACCGTTCAGGCGCTCGACGAGATCGTATGGGCCGTGAACCCCGAGAATGACACCCTCGAAGGGCTTATCGAGTATATCAGCCATTATGCCGATGAGTTTTTCGAAGAAGCCCCGATAAGTTGCCGACTCGAGATGCCCGGGGCCTTGCCTGAGTGTGTGTTGCCGGCTGAAGTCCGG